Proteins from one Rosa chinensis cultivar Old Blush chromosome 7, RchiOBHm-V2, whole genome shotgun sequence genomic window:
- the LOC121050287 gene encoding uncharacterized protein LOC121050287 isoform X2, whose amino-acid sequence MIVREFFSVRRAYVVARDNLILPVMATSSSSPHQLIDTFWKCKVPGKVKLCLWKACQDFLPTRSNLVKKKMEVELFCPLCENKEETPLHIFRYCPIAKQMTHHLSGMLGFSPSLSLKEWLNYCMEKLSQSSFCRLLVKLWFLCKARNDKVWENRNCEPRSLLLSAQVWHANYLHANIPPPKVPRNQHAWTKPPVGGFSVCMDGAFDVHSHSGGAEIVWRHSLVE is encoded by the exons ATGATAGTAAGGGAGTTTTTTTCAGTGCGTCGTGCTTATGTTGTGGCTAGAGACAATTTGATCCTCCCAGTCATGGCTACTTCTAGCTCCTCTCCTCATCAGCTTATTGATACTTTTTGGAAGTGCAAGGTGCCGGGTAAAGTGAAACTTTGTTTATGGAAAgcttgtcaagattttctccCTACTAGATCTAATCTAGTTAAGAAGAAAATGGAAGTGGAGCTTTTTTGCCCCTTATGTGAAAACAAGGAAGAAACCCCTCTTCATATTTTTCGTTATTGTCCTATTGCAAAGCAGATGACTCATCACTTGTCTGGTATGTTGGGTTTCTCTCCCTCACTTTCTCTTAAGGAATGGTTGAATTATTGTATGGAGAAATTATCTCAATCATCGTTTTGCCGTCTTTTGGTGAAACTGTGGTTTTTGTGTAAAGCAAGGAATGATAAAGTGTGGGAGAATAGAAATTGTGAGCCTCGATCTCTCCTCCTTAGTGCTCAAGTTTGGCATGCCAATTATCTTCACGCAAATATTCCACCCCCCAAGGTCCCACGCAATCAGCATGCCTGGACGAAGCCTCCTGTTGGTGGGTTTAGTGTTTGCATGGATGGAGCTTTTGATGTGCACTCTCATTCTGGTGGTGCCGAAATTGTG TGGAGGCACTCGCTGGTCGAGTAG
- the LOC121050287 gene encoding uncharacterized protein LOC121050287 isoform X1, with product MIVREFFSVRRAYVVARDNLILPVMATSSSSPHQLIDTFWKCKVPGKVKLCLWKACQDFLPTRSNLVKKKMEVELFCPLCENKEETPLHIFRYCPIAKQMTHHLSARNDKVWENRNCEPRSLLLSAQVWHANYLHANIPPPKVPRNQHAWTKPPVGGFSVCMDGAFDVHSHSGGAEIVVRDSNGSFICGMAISFDQVFSPAQVEALAGRVVCRLVLDQGLGPVRLESDSLLLVQAMHSTQDSSI from the exons ATGATAGTAAGGGAGTTTTTTTCAGTGCGTCGTGCTTATGTTGTGGCTAGAGACAATTTGATCCTCCCAGTCATGGCTACTTCTAGCTCCTCTCCTCATCAGCTTATTGATACTTTTTGGAAGTGCAAGGTGCCGGGTAAAGTGAAACTTTGTTTATGGAAAgcttgtcaagattttctccCTACTAGATCTAATCTAGTTAAGAAGAAAATGGAAGTGGAGCTTTTTTGCCCCTTATGTGAAAACAAGGAAGAAACCCCTCTTCATATTTTTCGTTATTGTCCTATTGCAAAGCAGATGACTCATCACTTGTCTG CAAGGAATGATAAAGTGTGGGAGAATAGAAATTGTGAGCCTCGATCTCTCCTCCTTAGTGCTCAAGTTTGGCATGCCAATTATCTTCACGCAAATATTCCACCCCCCAAGGTCCCACGCAATCAGCATGCCTGGACGAAGCCTCCTGTTGGTGGGTTTAGTGTTTGCATGGATGGAGCTTTTGATGTGCACTCTCATTCTGGTGGTGCCGAAATTGTGGTACGTGATTCAAATGGTTCTTTTATTTGTGGGATGGCCATTAGTTTTGATCAGGTTTTTTCTCCTGCTCAAGTGGAGGCACTCGCTGGTCGAGTAGTTTGCAGGCTGGTTCTTGACCAGGGTTTGGGTCCAGTTCGTCTAGAGTCAGACTCCTTATTGTTAGTACAAGCTATGCATTCTACCCAAGATTCTTCTATTTAG
- the LOC112179785 gene encoding cytochrome P450 86A22, producing the protein MEALTALMVLTALAAYLCWFKIITRSMRGPRVWPVFGSLPGLIQNSNRMHDWIADNLRTCGGTYQTSICAIPFLARKQGLVTVTCDPKNLEHILKLRFDNYPKGPTWQAAFHDLLGEGIFNSDGDTWLFQRKTAALEFTTRTLRQAMARWVSRAIEQRFCPILEAAQKEAKPVDLQDLLLRLTFDNICGLAFGKDPQTLSPGLPENGFATAFDGATEATLQRLILPEVIWKFKKWLGLGMEASMSHNLHHVDDYLSNIINRRKLELANLQQGLDGTPHDDLLSRFMKKKESYSDTFLQHVALNFILAGRDTSSAALSWFFSLITQNPGVEEKIICEICTVLMETRGKDISKWVKEPLVFEEVDRLTYLKAALSETLRLYPSVPQDFKHTINDDVLPDGTFVPAGSSVTYSIYAIGRMEFIWGEDCLEFKPERWLSSDGKKMELQDSYKFVAFNGGPRICLGKDLAYLQMKSIAAAVLLRHRLTVVPGHQVEQKMSLTLFMKYGLKVSVHPRNLKPVLEKMCKGESDSWSKESKDHVISKGKCDGVLKVAAVA; encoded by the coding sequence ATGGAGGCGCTAACGGCTTTAATGGTCTTAACGGCTCTGGCGGCGTATTTATGTTGGTTCAAGATCATCACACGGTCCATGAGAGGCCCACGTGTCTGGCCGGTATTCGGCAGCCTCCCCGGCCTGATTCAGAACTCGAACCGCATGCACGACTGGATCGCAGACAACCTCCGCACGTGCGGCGGCACGTACCAGACCTCTATCTGTGCGATCCCCTTCCTCGCTCGGAAGCAGGGGCTGGTGACCGTCACGTGCGACCCCAAGAACTTGGAGCACATTCTGAAGCTCCGGTTCGACAATTACCCCAAGGGTCCTACTTGGCAAGCTGCGTTCCATGATTTGCTTGGAGAGGGCATCTTCAACTCCGATGGCGACACGTGGCTGTTTCAGCGCAAGACAGCTGCGCTGGAGTTCACCACCCGCACTCTCCGCCAAGCCATGGCTCGGTGGGTGAGCCGAGCCATCGAGCAGAGGTTCTGCCCGATTCTCGAGGCGGCTCAGAAAGAGGCCAAGCCGGTCGACCTTCAAGATCTCTTGCTTCGGCTCACCTTCGACAATATATGCGGTCTAGCTTTCGGGAAGGACCCGCAAACTTTGTCTCCGGGACTTCCCGAAAACGGCTTTGCCACGGCTTTCGACGGGGCGACTGAAGCCACGCTGCAACGATTGATTTTGCCCGAGGTTATATGGAAGTTCAAGAAATGGCTCGGGCTTGGAATGGAAGCCAGCATGAGTCACAACCTCCACCACGTGGACGATTACTTGTCCAACATAATCAATAGACGTAAGCTCGAGCTGGCCAATCTGCAACAAGGTTTGGACGGGACCCCACATGATGACTTGTTATCCAGattcatgaagaaaaaagaATCCTACTCGGACACATTTCTTCAACATGTGGCACTCAACTTCATCCTAGCTGGACGTGACACGTCATCGGCCGCACTTAGCTGGTTCTTCTCTCTGATCACTCAAAACCCAGGAGTGGAAGAGAAAATCATTTGTGAAATATGCACCGTTCTGATGGAGACACGTGGCAAAGACATTTCAAAGTGGGTGAAAGAACCCCTAGTGTTTGAGGAAGTTGACCGATTGACATACCTCAAGGCAGCCCTGTCGGAAACTCTAAGGCTTTACCCATCTGTGCCACAAGATTTCAAGCACACAATCAACGATGATGTTTTGCCCGATGGAACTTTCGTGCCCGCGGGCTCTTCGGTCACATATTCCATATATGCAATCGGGCGCATGGAGTTTATTTGGGGTGAAGATTGCTTGGAATTCAAGCCTGAAAGGTGGCTATCTTCTGATGGCAAAAAAATGGAGTTACAAGACTCTTACAAGTTTGTTGCCTTCAATGGCGGTCCAAGAATTTGTTTGGGAAAAGATTTGGCTTACCTGCAGATGAAGTCAATTGCCGCGGCAGTGTTGTTGAGGCATCGGCTCACGGTGGTTCCTGGCCACCAGGTTGAGCAAAAGATGTCGTTGACATTGTTCATGAAGTATGGGCTCAAGGTTAGTGTGCACCCGAGAAATTTGAAGCCTGTGCTGGAGAAAATGTGCAAGGGTGAGAGTGACTCATGGAGTAAAGAATCTAAAGATCATGTCATCTCCAAGGGTAAATGTGATGGGGTGCTTAAAGTGGCTGCTGTTGCTTGA
- the LOC121050287 gene encoding uncharacterized protein LOC121050287 isoform X3, with translation MIVREFFSVRRAYVVARDNLILPVMATSSSSPHQLIDTFWKCKVPGKVKLCLWKACQDFLPTRSNLVKKKMEVELFCPLCENKEETPLHIFRYCPIAKQMTHHLSGMIKCGRIEIVSLDLSSLVLKFGMPIIFTQIFHPPRSHAISMPGRSLLLVGLVFAWMELLMCTLILVVPKLCGGTRWSSSLQAGS, from the exons ATGATAGTAAGGGAGTTTTTTTCAGTGCGTCGTGCTTATGTTGTGGCTAGAGACAATTTGATCCTCCCAGTCATGGCTACTTCTAGCTCCTCTCCTCATCAGCTTATTGATACTTTTTGGAAGTGCAAGGTGCCGGGTAAAGTGAAACTTTGTTTATGGAAAgcttgtcaagattttctccCTACTAGATCTAATCTAGTTAAGAAGAAAATGGAAGTGGAGCTTTTTTGCCCCTTATGTGAAAACAAGGAAGAAACCCCTCTTCATATTTTTCGTTATTGTCCTATTGCAAAGCAGATGACTCATCACTTGTCTG GAATGATAAAGTGTGGGAGAATAGAAATTGTGAGCCTCGATCTCTCCTCCTTAGTGCTCAAGTTTGGCATGCCAATTATCTTCACGCAAATATTCCACCCCCCAAGGTCCCACGCAATCAGCATGCCTGGACGAAGCCTCCTGTTGGTGGGTTTAGTGTTTGCATGGATGGAGCTTTTGATGTGCACTCTCATTCTGGTGGTGCCGAAATTGTG TGGAGGCACTCGCTGGTCGAGTAGTTTGCAGGCTGGTTCTTGA